GCAGTATCGGGGCGTTTTCTTTTGGCGGTCAGTCTTCGGCGTACTCGCCCGCCGCGCGCTTGCCGCTTTCCGGACGCTCGGCGCCGAACCACGTTTCGCAATGACGCAGGAGCGCCTGCGTATCGGCCGGCACGCGCCCGCGCGCCGCGATATAGCCGTCCGGCCGCACGAGGTAGAACGCCGGGCGCGTGCGACCGTAGTGCTCGGTGAGCGACTGGGCGTCGTCGCCGCTCGTATCCGTGATGCGCCAGACGCGCACCGCGTCGGAAAAAATCGCTTCGATGGACTGCACGAGGCCGTCCAGATTGCTGTCGCGCATCGCATGCGCCACGGTGATGGTCGCGGGCGCCAGCGCGATGTCGTCTTCGCCCGTCGGATTGACGAGCAGGAAGAGCGAGAAGCAGCCGGGATCGTGCAGATCGTACAGACAGCCGACGCCCGGCAGACGCCCGAGCGGGCCATCGACGACATGCACGCGCGCATCCGGCGCGCGCTCGCCGGCGCGCGGGCCGCCATCCAGCGCCCGTTCGAGCGTGAGCGGGCTCTTGCGATAGTTGATCGACAGTTCGCTCACCGTGCGGCGCATCGCGTCGCGCAGCGGGCCGATCGCCGCGAGCGCGGGCATCACGTGCTCGCGCATCAGCTTCATCGGGCCGTGTCCGGCTTCCGCCAACTGCGTGAGCATGCTGGTCTGCCGCAGCACGTCGCGTTCGATCGGATGCCGCTCCGCGTAGTACGTGTCGAGCAGGCGGTCGGACGCGCCACCCGCGAGCAGCCGCGCGATCTTCCAGCCGATGTTGAACGCTTCCTGAATGCCCGTGTTCATGCCCTGCGCGCCGGCGGGGCTGTGCACGTGCGCGGCATCGCCCGCGAGGAAGATGCGCTGCACGCGCAGGCGGTCCACCATGCGGCTGTTCACGCGGAAATACGACGACCACGCGAGGTCCCACAGCTTCACGCGATGATGCACGCGCCGCTCGACGAGCGCGCGGCATTCGTCGAGATCGGGACCGCTCTTCGGCGCGTCGGCGGGAGCTGGCTCGTAGGTCGCTTGCGTCGCGTCCGTCGCGAGATCGGCGATGAGACGCGCGCGACCGCCGCCCATCGGAAAGAGCGCGGCCAGCCCTTCTTGCGACGCGAAGATGTGGAATTCGTCGTCGGGCCAGTCGTAATCGGCCTGAACGTCGGCGAGCAGGAACGTCTGGTCGAAGGTCTTGCCCTCGAAGCCCACATCGAGCCTGTGCCGCACGATGCTATGCGCGCCGTCCGCCGCGATCATGTACGACGGACGCAGCGTTTCTTCGCGCCCGCCGGGATGCCGCAGCGTCGCCTGAATGCCTGCCGAGCCTTGCGTGAAATCGGTCAGCGCCACGCCGCGCTCGACCTTCACGCCCGATTCGGCGAGATGCTCCGCGAGCAGCCGCTCAGTCTCGCATTGCGGCAGAAAGAGCAGATACGGATAGCGCGTTTGCAGCGGATCGAAGTCGAGCCGCGCGAGGCGCTGGCCGTTGGAATAGAGATTGGCGACGCGCGCCCGATGCCCGAGTTCGAGAAACGGCTCCACCGTGCGATGCTGCTCGAAGAGTTCGAGCGTGCGCGCCTGGATGCCGATGGCGCGCGAATACGGCGAAGGCTGCGGCGCCTGGTCGATGAGGCGCACGGGAACGTGGGCGCGCGAGAGGCTCATCGCGGCGGCGAGGCCCGTGGGTCCGGCACCGACGATCAGCACCGGCGCGACGTCGAGCATGTCGTTCGAATTCGGCTTGCGCGTGAACATGCACGGAATCTCCGGCAGGTTTTTGGCGGGTTTTTGTCTCCGGCTAGTGTACGCCGGCTTGCCTGCGGCGGTTCGCGCTCCGACGGTTCAACGCTGGTGCAAAACGCACTCGGAGGCGCTGTCCGTCACGTCCACCTGCACGGTGGCGTGATGCATCGCGTGATCGCGCCGCAACGTGGCCACGACGCCCTGCATGAAGGCATCGCCCGGATGGCCCTGCGGCATGACGAGGTGCACGGTCAACGCGTTTTCCGTCGTCGAGAGCGCCCAGACGTGCAGGTCGTGCACGCCGCGCACGCCGGGCAGCCCCGACAGATAGCCGCGAATGCGCGCCGTGTCGACGCCGGGCGGCACGGCCGCGAGCGCGAGACGCATCGCGTCCCGGCCGAGACCCCAGGTGCCGTACAAAATGACCGCCACCACGATGATGCTCATCACCGGGTCGAGCCAGTTCCAGCCCGTGTAGAGAATGACGAGCCCGCTCACCGCGACGGCGGCGGAGATGGCGGCATCGGCGGCCATGTGCATGAACGCGCCCCGCACGTTCAGGTCTTCCTTGCTCCCGCGCATGAAGAGCCACGCAGAAAAGCCGTTCACGACGAGCCCGACCAGCGCGACGATGAACACGTCCAGCCCCGCGACGGGCGCCGGGTTCAGAAGGCGCTGAATGGCTTCGAGGATGATCGCGCCGCACGCCAGCAAGAGCAGCGCGGCATTGGCGAGCGAAGCGAGAATCGACGAGCTGCCGAGCCCGAACGTGTAGCGCGCGCTCGGCCGGCGCGTGCCGAGCCATACCGCGCCCCACGCGAGCAACAGACCGAGCACGTCGGACAGGTTGTGGCCGGCGTCGGCGAGCAGCGCGGTCGAATGCGCGAGCAGACCGTACACCGCCTGTACGACGACGATCAGCAGGTTCAGCCCGACCGCGAGCGCGAACGTGCGCCCCTGCCCGGCCTGCGGCGCGTGATGGTGATGATGATGTCCGCCCGGCCCGTGGCTGTGGCCTTCGTGCGCGGCGTGATGGTCGTGCGGGTGGTGGTCGTGATGATCGTGGTGATCGTGATGATCGTGTTCGTGATGCGTATGCGTGCTCATGAGCGTGACGGTGTTCGAGTCGGTGTCAGTTGATGTCGCTTGCGTCGGACTGCGGCTCGGCGACGTGTTCCAGCAGTTCGGCCAGCATGCCGCTGATGTGCCGGTCCGCGGCCACATAGAACACCTGCTTGCCCTGCCGCTCGGCCCGCACGATGCGCGCCGCGCGCAACAGGCGCAAATGGTGGCTCACGAGCGACCCCGACAGGCCGAGCGATTCGGCAATGGAGCCGACCGCGCGCTTCTGCTCGACGCAGGCCAGCACGATGCGCAGGCGCGTCGGGTCGCCGAGCAGACGGAAAAGGTCGGCGAGCGGGACGACGCGATCATCGGAAGTCGCGCCGCCGAGCGCGAATGGGGGCGAGGCCAACGGAGTCATCAACATATGAATAGGTGTTCACATGTTAGTTACCATCGTCGCAACATGTCAACAGAAGAATCGGGAGCGGCGCTTTCCAGTGTGGGAAAATGCGGGGTTTGCAAAAATTCTCCGTCATGGACACCGTATTTGCCCGCGGCTTCGCGGCCCATCGTGACGGCCGCCTGACCGAAGCCGAACGCGACTATCAAGCCGCGCTCGCCGCCGAACCCTCCCACGTCGAAGCGTTGCACTACCTCGGCGTGCTGCGCCATCAGCAGGGGCAGCACGAAGAGGCTGCTGCGCTCGTCGCGCGCGCCGTCGATCTGCGCCCGACGGACGCCGCCTTGCAACTCAATCTCGGCAACGCGCTGAAGGCGCTCGGGCGTCTGGACGACGCCATCGAACGCTTTCGCAATGCGCTCACGCTCGCGCCCGGTTTCGGGCTCGCGCAGTACAACCTCGGCAACGCGTACGCGGCGCTCGGCCGCCACGAAGACGCCGCCGATGCCTTCGAAAAGGCGCTGCGCGTGCAACCGAACGATCCGGCCGCATGGAACAACTTCGGCAACGCGCTGGCGGCGCTGTCGCGCCACGAGGACGCGGCGCGCGCGTTTCGCCGCGCGCTCGCCCTGCGCCCGCGACACGCCGGCGCGCACAACAACTTGGGCATGGCGCTGAACGCGCTCGGCGATCCGCTCGGCGCGATTGCGCACTTCCGCGCGGCCATCGACGCCGAGCCGGACTACGTCGCCGCGCATTTCAACCTGGGGAATCTGCTGGATTCGCGCGGCCATCCCGAAGAAGCGCTGCCCTCGCTAGAGAAGACCGTGCGCTTGCAGCCGCGCTTCGCGCCGGGGCACTTCGGGCTCGGACACGCGCTCGCCAAGCTGAACCGTCACGACGAAGCCGTGCAGTGCTACGAGCGCGCGGTCGGCCTCGACCCGAAATACGCGGTCGCGTGGCTGTGTCTCGGCAATTCGCATCTCGCGCTCGCGGCGCACGCCGCCGCGATCCGCGCGTTCGATCAGGCGTTGCGGCTCGATGCCGAGATGCCCGCCGCGCATCTGAATCGCGGGCTCGCGCTGCTCGCTACCGGCGACTACGAACGCGGCCTGCCGGAATACGAATGGCGCCTGAAGACGCCCGGCAGCGAAAATGCGCCGCCGCTGCCGCGCTGGAAGGGCGAGCCGCTTCCCGGCCGCACGCTGCTCGTGCGCGCGGAACAAGGTTTCGGCGACACGCTGCAGTTCGTGCGCTTCGCGGCGTATGCGGCGAAGCGCGTCGGCAAGCTGGTGCTGGAAGTGCAGCCCGCGCTCGTGCCGCTTCTGGCACCGGCCGCGCATGCGGCGCGAATCGAACTGAGAAGCCGCGCCGATGCTCCGTTCGCAACCGCCGATGCATCCTGCCCGCTTCTGAGCCTGCCGCTCGCGCTCGGCGTCACGTCGCCGGAAGCGCTTCCCGCGCGCACGCCGTATCTCGTCGTGCCGGCCGATTACCGACGCAAATGGCGCGGTTCGCTCGGCGGTCAGGCGAAGCGCAAGATCGGCATCGCGTGGTCCGGGCGTTTGCAGCCCGGCGAGACGCGCTCGGCGCCCGTCGAGGCGCTCGCACCGCTTTTCGCGCTGGATGGCATCGACTGGATCGTGCTTCAGCCGTTTCTCACCGAAGACGAACGCGCGGTGCTGCTCGCGCATCCGCAAGCGAAGTCGATTCATCGCCTGGAAGGAAGGCTCGAAAATTTCGCCGATACGGGCGCGATCGTCGACCGGCTCGATGCGGTCGTCAGCGTGGATACGTCGGTCGCGCATCTGGCGGGCGCGCTCGGCAAACCGGTATGGGTGATGCTGCCGTTCGCGGCCGACTGGCGCTGGGGCGTCGATGGCGAACGCAGCGCGTGGTATCGGAACGCGCGACTCGTGCGGCAGCGCGCGCCGGGCGACTGGCAAGGCGTGGTCGCACAAGTCGCAGCCGCATTGCGCGGCTGATTTGCGTCGCGCCAATAAAAAACGCCTCGCGTCAGGCAGACACGAGGCGTTCTACGCAGAAGTTTCGGAACGAACTCAGGCGGCCTTGTACTGGTTGCGCGCCTCGGACGAGCGATACAGCACGAGCGTCGCGATCAGTCCGCACACGGCGGCGAGCCCCATCCACAGACCCGGCGCGGCCTTGTTGCCGGTCGCGTGAATCAGATACGTCGAGATGGCGGGCGTGAAGCCGCCGATGGTCGTCGCGAGGCTGTAGGCCATCGAAAAGCCGGTGGTGCGCACGTCGACCGGCATCACTTCGGTGAGCGCCACGACCATCGCGCCGTTATAGCTGCCGTACAGGAACGAGAGCCACAGTTCGACCATCAGAAGGCGCGCGAACGACGGGTCCGCGACCAGCCACTGCACCGCCGGATACGACGTGAGAATCGTCGCGATGGTGAAGAAGAGCAGCACCGGACGGCGGCCGATGCGGTCGGACAACGCGCCCATCACCGGCAGCCACACGAGGTTCGAGAGACCGACGCACACGGTGACGACCAGCGCGTCGATGGCGGACAGCTTCAGCACTTCCTTGCCGAAGGTCGGCGTGTACGCGGTGATCATGTAGAACGACACCGTCGTCATGATGACCATGCCCATGCCGGCGATGACGACGGGCCAGTTCTGCATGATCGAGCGCGCGATCTGGCCCATGTCCGGGCGATGCTTTCTCGCGAGGAACTCGTCCGTCTCACGCAGCGAGCGGCGGATGATGAAGAGGAACGGCACGATCAGGCAGCCGATCAGGAACGGCACGCGCCAGCCCCACGCGCCCATTTGCTCGGGCGGCAGCGCGCGGTTCATGATCACGCCGATGAGCGCCGCGAACACGACCGCCACCTGCTGGCTGCCGGACTGCCACGAGCAATAGAATCCCTTGTTGCCCTTGGTCGCGATCTCGGACAGATACACCGACACGCCGCCCAGTTCCACGCCCGCCGAAAAGCCTTGCAGCAGCCGCCCGCCGAGCACGACGATCGGCGCGAGTGCGCCGATGGTCGCGTAGCCCGGCACGAGCGCGACGCATG
The Caballeronia sp. M1242 DNA segment above includes these coding regions:
- a CDS encoding FAD-dependent monooxygenase → MFTRKPNSNDMLDVAPVLIVGAGPTGLAAAMSLSRAHVPVRLIDQAPQPSPYSRAIGIQARTLELFEQHRTVEPFLELGHRARVANLYSNGQRLARLDFDPLQTRYPYLLFLPQCETERLLAEHLAESGVKVERGVALTDFTQGSAGIQATLRHPGGREETLRPSYMIAADGAHSIVRHRLDVGFEGKTFDQTFLLADVQADYDWPDDEFHIFASQEGLAALFPMGGGRARLIADLATDATQATYEPAPADAPKSGPDLDECRALVERRVHHRVKLWDLAWSSYFRVNSRMVDRLRVQRIFLAGDAAHVHSPAGAQGMNTGIQEAFNIGWKIARLLAGGASDRLLDTYYAERHPIERDVLRQTSMLTQLAEAGHGPMKLMREHVMPALAAIGPLRDAMRRTVSELSINYRKSPLTLERALDGGPRAGERAPDARVHVVDGPLGRLPGVGCLYDLHDPGCFSLFLLVNPTGEDDIALAPATITVAHAMRDSNLDGLVQSIEAIFSDAVRVWRITDTSGDDAQSLTEHYGRTRPAFYLVRPDGYIAARGRVPADTQALLRHCETWFGAERPESGKRAAGEYAED
- a CDS encoding cation diffusion facilitator family transporter codes for the protein MSTHTHHEHDHHDHHDHHDHHPHDHHAAHEGHSHGPGGHHHHHHAPQAGQGRTFALAVGLNLLIVVVQAVYGLLAHSTALLADAGHNLSDVLGLLLAWGAVWLGTRRPSARYTFGLGSSSILASLANAALLLLACGAIILEAIQRLLNPAPVAGLDVFIVALVGLVVNGFSAWLFMRGSKEDLNVRGAFMHMAADAAISAAVAVSGLVILYTGWNWLDPVMSIIVVAVILYGTWGLGRDAMRLALAAVPPGVDTARIRGYLSGLPGVRGVHDLHVWALSTTENALTVHLVMPQGHPGDAFMQGVVATLRRDHAMHHATVQVDVTDSASECVLHQR
- a CDS encoding metalloregulator ArsR/SmtB family transcription factor, whose translation is MTPLASPPFALGGATSDDRVVPLADLFRLLGDPTRLRIVLACVEQKRAVGSIAESLGLSGSLVSHHLRLLRAARIVRAERQGKQVFYVAADRHISGMLAELLEHVAEPQSDASDIN
- a CDS encoding tetratricopeptide repeat protein, whose amino-acid sequence is MDTVFARGFAAHRDGRLTEAERDYQAALAAEPSHVEALHYLGVLRHQQGQHEEAAALVARAVDLRPTDAALQLNLGNALKALGRLDDAIERFRNALTLAPGFGLAQYNLGNAYAALGRHEDAADAFEKALRVQPNDPAAWNNFGNALAALSRHEDAARAFRRALALRPRHAGAHNNLGMALNALGDPLGAIAHFRAAIDAEPDYVAAHFNLGNLLDSRGHPEEALPSLEKTVRLQPRFAPGHFGLGHALAKLNRHDEAVQCYERAVGLDPKYAVAWLCLGNSHLALAAHAAAIRAFDQALRLDAEMPAAHLNRGLALLATGDYERGLPEYEWRLKTPGSENAPPLPRWKGEPLPGRTLLVRAEQGFGDTLQFVRFAAYAAKRVGKLVLEVQPALVPLLAPAAHAARIELRSRADAPFATADASCPLLSLPLALGVTSPEALPARTPYLVVPADYRRKWRGSLGGQAKRKIGIAWSGRLQPGETRSAPVEALAPLFALDGIDWIVLQPFLTEDERAVLLAHPQAKSIHRLEGRLENFADTGAIVDRLDAVVSVDTSVAHLAGALGKPVWVMLPFAADWRWGVDGERSAWYRNARLVRQRAPGDWQGVVAQVAAALRG
- a CDS encoding MFS transporter, translated to MSTTHVAPANESKFKTVFRVVSGNFLEMYDFMVYGYYASAIAKTYFPSGNEFASLMLALSVFGAGFLMRPVGAIVLGAYIDHHGRRKGLILTLTLMAIGTACVALVPGYATIGALAPIVVLGGRLLQGFSAGVELGGVSVYLSEIATKGNKGFYCSWQSGSQQVAVVFAALIGVIMNRALPPEQMGAWGWRVPFLIGCLIVPFLFIIRRSLRETDEFLARKHRPDMGQIARSIMQNWPVVIAGMGMVIMTTVSFYMITAYTPTFGKEVLKLSAIDALVVTVCVGLSNLVWLPVMGALSDRIGRRPVLLFFTIATILTSYPAVQWLVADPSFARLLMVELWLSFLYGSYNGAMVVALTEVMPVDVRTTGFSMAYSLATTIGGFTPAISTYLIHATGNKAAPGLWMGLAAVCGLIATLVLYRSSEARNQYKAA